AATCGAACCAaacataaataaagataaactcaaaagtccaaaaaacacaaaatgctgggtcCTAGATCCAGTACCATGACAGGATGTTCTGTAATTTTCTTCTATTCTTCTCTTTTATTTCTTCTATTAAATTCCCTAAAAATCTGTGGCCCTAAAAATCTCAGAAACCTtatgtctaaccagatacttactttgAGTGGCATTACCtcggcctccagtaacactgtgagaaacttttttgatcaggatctGTCCTTCAACATTAATCTGCATCTGTGAAATAAATACCAAATTTAGAAACTTCCTGCTAGTTCATGTATCTATTATCTCTAGGCTGGACCATTGAAATTCATTATTATCTGCCTGTTATAGAAGTTCCCTAAAAATACTCCAGTTCTTCCAGAACACTGCAGTGAGAGAATtaacagtgatttaaaaaaagcgCGATCATGCTCCCATGTGGATTTTCTTCATGGGCTCCCTGTTACACTGAGAGGTGGATCACATGACCCTGAACCACTCCTCAGTTATGGTTCCATAGCCTCAGACTACTGCGGGACTTCATGTGCTACAGTGTGATGCACTTCTCTACACATTTCTTTTCACTTCTCAGGTGTTTATATACTGTACCCCCACAGTATGTCATTAAATCCTTGTCTTCTCTCCCTTAGtcttttctcttccttctctttctcctcacctCACCAATCAGTCACAGCAAATCTCTCCTGGTtctgtcagaggtttcttcctgttaaaagggagtttttccttcccacaatTGCAGAGTACTTGCTCATGTGGGTCATTTGATTGTTGAGATTTACTGTAGGGTCTGTAACCTACAGCAtaaaactgttgctgtgatttcacAAGATAAAACCCGAATTGATATAACATTTACTGGTCAGCTGGCGGCTGAATTAACACGTTATGCAATCATATCAATTtgaatgtaattttaaaaaagtatccACAGTGTTGTTGTAAATACACTTCTTGGGTATCATGTCAAGGGTGTAGTAGAGTTTCGATACCATCATCACTGTTTGCAGTTTTAAATATGCTTTCCCAGCTTGTACAAAGAAAGCCTGCCCTACAGTATACACCCCGAGCATTTATGTCTCAGTGAGGCAAATCTGAATTCTAATCCTGTAGTCTAAGTTTAGCCTCTCTTCCTTTAGCCATCAACACTTTCTCAgcatatgtgattttttttttctttttttaagtggtttgacttgaatttttttatcattattattattaaaatgcaatCCTAGTTTTTGCAGGTTCTAAAACATCTTATCAAAAATGGGTACATTGCTTGGTCTTAATTCATTTGGAGGGACAAAAATATTGTGGCTCCTTGCTGCTATATGCATTATAAGCATTTTTCTGAGAATGCAATACATTTCTTGCAGTACAGTACATTTAAGAAACACTGGAAGCTTTCTTTTAAGTCTGAAGACCAGAATAACAATCACCCAGAACAATACTTACACAGAAAAGTGTTCAAAACAACCATCGATTGAAAAAAGTAACTGCACAATACAATATCACGGCAAAGCGTGTAACAGACATGTTGGTTCACTGTGTAGATTTCATACTTTGCCTGTCCTAGGTGTGAAATGGACATGCATGCTTAAAATAACAGTAAGCTGCAGTACCGCCAGGGTGCAAAACGTTATTTAAAGCCAAACAAGCTACATAGCTGATATGTAAATTTCCCCTCAGTACACCCATCatgttgtctttttatttttcttaaatgtaaTATTGTTTAAAGGGCAGTTAATCAGTACAAAGGTGGCAGAAAGTTTTTGGCCAGAAGTAAAATATCACATCTTGGTGATACTCCATGTTACTGCAACTCAAGCATGCATGTCCATTTCACACCTACGACAGGCAAAGTGAGAAATCTGCACAGCAGACCGATGGCACACTCTTTCCCGTGATACTGGTTTGAACTGCAATGAAGGATGAAAGAGAGGCAATCTTTCACAAAACCAAGGAAGGGCCAGCATATTTTTGAGATGTACTTTTCTGATAACCAATCAGATGCATCTTAAAGATATAACCATCCCACCTCCTTCAACCATTGAAATATGAACATCGCCGCTAACAAAAGACACTGTCAACATGATCGTGGTGTGGCTTACACTGATTTTTCTTCATCGAGGAtgtaagtgctttttaaaaaatcttctCTGATAATTTTCTTAGTTAATAATTTACATGCTAAAAAAATATAACTAATAGAATTAACATGTTCCAGCAGATTTTTTGCTGGTCataattttttctgttttttcctttttattcagATTCTCTGGTTCCAGTGAAAACAGTTCAGCTTGGTGAAGCAGTGACATTATCATGTGATTTACCAATAAAAGAGTTTGGCACTAGAATAATTTACTGGTACAAGCAGAGCGTCGGGGATGGTCTGAAATTAATAGTGACACAGTCAAAATCCGCAACACCAGAGTATAGCCCTGAATTTTCTAGAACAAGATTTGATGCACAAAAGCATGAGAACTTTAGCAACCTGACCATTATGAACACAGTCCAAGGGGACGAGGGACTCTATCACTGTGGAATAGCTGAGTGGATGTATCCCATTCAGTGGAGTGAGACATATTTGTTAGTAAAAGGTAAGACTGCCTTACTTTCACAAACTTTAAAGTTTCAGCTGTGAACTTTAAGGGACGTATGTTTTGTAATACACAGGAAATACTCAGAGGACATCAGCCTATACTGTTCTTCAGTGGCCAACAGTATCAGACCCACTCCATGCAGGAGAATCAGTGACTCTGCAGTGTTCAGTCCTCTCTGACTCTAACAGTGAGACGTGTCCAGGAGGTCACAGTGTGTTCCTGTTCAGGGAAGGATTACAAACACCTCATCCTAGCATCATCTACACTGATGGAAACAAACATCATGAATGTGAGAATAGATCTGAGGCTCAGCAGAGATGTGTTTATCGCTTCTCTAAGAACATCAGCTCCTCTGATGCTGGGACTTATTACTGTGCTGTGGCCGCATGTGGGGAGatattatttggaaatggaacTAAACTGGATATTCAAGGTACCTGTGCCATTGACTGTTAGtttgaaaatttgaatatttaagTGTATAATTAGTAGTTACTATTTGGGtgtaaaatttgaaatttttatttcacatttatatTAATCTCATCAGGAGGTGATGttaaacattatttaaaattacttatctgttactgtatatatatatatatatatatattattccAGGAGACTGCATGTGGTCACAGAGTCCCAGATCAGttatttttctgctgtgtgcGGTCTTGGCAGTAAGTCTGATTGTTATAGCGGTCCTCATTTGCCCAATCAAGAAAAATAACAATGACCATTACAAAGGTAATTACATTTAATCAAAGTCCTCTAGATAACAAATTTAAATACAGAGTTTTCCATTTGTATTAATATTTATCTATATATTCCATAATCCATCTCCTGTCGTGaagaaaaactttaatgatcagAAAAAACAGCAGGTAAAGTACTTAAAGATAGAATAATCTCTCTATAGTAATGAAAACTTAATGGTGTTTGGGTTTAATATTGCTAATGTTTTTCATTGATCTATTTTCCCTGAATAAGGACACGTGgatgttttctgctgctgtatttaCACTGATGAAAGCTGACAGAGGTGTATTAAAGGACGGCACAACAGTGGAGAGGCAGCAGATCTACACAGCATGCAAGGCTTTGGGGCTGGATTAGTGAATTAGCTTACTTATTTAACATCCGTTGGTATGTGATAATTATCATTAATGCTTATTAGTTGCAGCACTCTTGTACTCATATTATAGTTTGTATATGTTTGTCTATTGTTTGGATTGAAGTCATCTTATTCATGCACTGTGCACATTTCCATGTCAGGATCATCTCAGAAGTGCAACATTCCTGGATTAGTCTGGTTGTGAATATTTGTTCACTTTGTctcatttcatgttgttttttttttctgtctgttacaaagaaaaaaaaatccttcaaaatcttcaaaaaacatcttaaagcAATAAATCACACCATTACTGGGTGTGACTGGATGGCCAACTAGTTAGTTTATTCCCTGCTGTCTTTTCCCACATTTATTGTTTAGCTCCACAACAACCATCCAGTAAAGAAGTTAATatgccaaactttttttttctcaaatgagGTCATTTGTGATCATTTATGGTTATGGTTCTTATACTGGGGGAATGAATTTAATTTGTATCCCAACAGTATTTTTTCGGCATGTAACTTCAACCAACCTATCAGAGATTTTGCTGCAGATTTCAGCATTAGGATGAAAGAGCAGTGATTTTGAGTACCTTGCATTAGAATCTGAATCAAGACAAAGAACTGTGCAACAGTGAGCTGTTAAAagtaagtttattttttattggacAGATTCAtaatgtttcagtgtgtgtcaaCATGATTTGTAAATCAGCTGTGTAAGTAAATAAAACACGTTTTACTGCCAAACTGTTATTATCCAAAACAgaagttgtttatttttcagctttctAAACATTTGCCAGAGTGAATTCAACAGTTTAACAgctcctttctgtgtggagtttgcatgttcttcacATGTATGCATgcgttctctctgggtactctggcttcctcccacagtccaaagatatgaaTGTAATTCGattaattgatgattctaaaatgaccataggtgtgaatggttatctgtctctatgtattagccctgcgacagactggtgaagtaccctgcctcttgccctatcaCAGCTGCATAAGCTCCAGCCCCTCTACCCTAAACTGGGtatgtggaagaagatggatatTCACCGCTTGTTCCCTCATAAAATACTGCCATGTACATTGTTGcaattcatcaaaaaaaaaaaaaaaaaaaagcagtgctcTCCTACAAAATGAGCTGATCCCCAGAgattttagaaaataaaaagtatttccACAGAGGAATGACTTCCCaatattgaaatatttttttcttaacacacattaaaaagccTGCCCTTCTTGGCCTGTACAGAGAGAGCTAACAGCAGCGTACACACAGTCTTGTGGCgactctctcctcttcttccctcTTTTTACACTCCTTGCAGAGAAATCCACTGATGAATATGTCAGAGACTGAAATGACAGATATTTCCGATTTCATTAGTGGGGCATCAGAATCAATTTAACTGATATGATTATGTTAAATATCTGCTTTACTTTTCTTTCAAGAAATGTTCTGATTCTAAGACTTTGTGGGTATTTTTTAGCAGTCTGATAAACCTCATATCTTCATTCCAATTTATTAGTGCATTgtatagaaaaacaaaataaaatggtcagattatagattatatatatagatGGCTTGTATACTGTGAGTATGATGTAATGCATGTACCTATAAGCCAAATGTATATTTACCAAAACATTTCCTTGGTCCACAGTTGGCATGTCATATCCAACATGACTGGAGCTTTGCATTTCCcctataaaaaacaaataaacaaacaaacaaaactgaccTTTGAATTTCTGAGTTTACATATGAGAATATAGTTACAGCTGTCATTACTCTGTCTCACTAAAAGCCACCTATAGAAAGACAGATTAATTCTTGCCTTAGCAAACACATTCCTTGCAGTCTCATACCCATTGTACCTCCACTCCTGTAATTATACAGAAAGATTAACCCTATTGGGGCTTTGAGGAACCAGGAGTCCTTTCTGAGGCCAGACCTCGGAGAAAGCTCAATGGCAAGCAATTGGTGGTTGGGGCCTGGATCCATGAGGCTTGGTAACAGGTAAAGGATGGGGACCTAGACATGTTGGCAATGCAGACTGGTTTGGGGCATATGGCAATactgccagatggagaagcacgattcatcactccagagaccACATCTCCACTgatctagagtccagtggtggcattG
The sequence above is a segment of the Archocentrus centrarchus isolate MPI-CPG fArcCen1 chromosome 10, fArcCen1, whole genome shotgun sequence genome. Coding sequences within it:
- the LOC115786502 gene encoding signal-regulatory protein beta-2-like, whose product is MIVVWLTLIFLHRGYSLVPVKTVQLGEAVTLSCDLPIKEFGTRIIYWYKQSVGDGLKLIVTQSKSATPEYSPEFSRTRFDAQKHENFSNLTIMNTVQGDEGLYHCGIAEWMYPIQWSETYLLVKGNTQRTSAYTVLQWPTVSDPLHAGESVTLQCSVLSDSNSETCPGGHSVFLFREGLQTPHPSIIYTDGNKHHECENRSEAQQRCVYRFSKNISSSDAGTYYCAVAACGEILFGNGTKLDIQGDCMWSQSPRSVIFLLCAVLAVSLIVIAVLICPIKKNNNDHYKAPVVKKNFNDQKKQQNKDTWMFSAAVFTLMKADRGVLKDGTTVERQQIYTACKALGLD